GTGCGCCTGGTACCCGGCGGCGAGATGACCACCTGGCTGCACGAGCAGGACCGTCAGGGCCAGCGGGTGCAAGTGAGCGGGCCCTATGGGACCTTCTTCCTGCGGGAGTCCGAGGCGCCCATCGTGTGCATCGCCGGGGGCAGCGGCCTGGCACCCATCAAGGCGCTGCTGGAGCAACTGGCCGCCGAGGGGTTCAAGCGCAAGACGGTGTTCCTGTTCGGGGCGCGTACCCAGAAGGATCTGTATTGTCTGGATGAGATGAAGGCGTTCGAGGAGCAGGGCAAGGGGAACTTCGAATTCATCCCGGTGCTGTCTGAAGAGCCTGATGACAGCGACTGGCGGGGGCGGCGCGGGCTGGTCACCGAATTCGTGGCGGAGGCGGTCCCCGATGTGAAGGCGTGCCATGCCTATCTCTGCGGCCCACCCCCAATGGTGGACGCCGCCATAGCCACTTTGGGGGAGCAGGGGCTTGGCAAGGAATCCATTTTCTTCGACAAGTTCCTGGATGCGTCCCATCTGCCGGGGGGACGCCACTAGCGAAACGCCGAATCGTTCAGCGTTTTCCGGCGATCCCCCCACGGTCAGGCGCCCGCTATACCCAGGGAGAAGTTTGGTTGTATCTTTCGCGTTATTTCGCGTCTTTCGTGGTTAATAAAAGGTTTTAGGCAGTTTCAAATCCCCAGGAAACGGGACAAGGGATATTGAAAGGTATCCTCATGACACTTGAGGGCATTCAGCACCCCGCTGCCCGAGAACAGGCGGACATCGTATTGACACAGGCTCACGACGGGGAACCGGTGCGCCAGTGAACAGTTGAATCGGGTTTCGAACGCCATCAGTTCGCCAAGGTCCAGGCCCTGGTCCAGGAACCAGGCCATATCGCCGAGGACCCGCAAGGCCTGACCACCATCACGCAGGGCCATGACGAAGCTGTATTCGAAATAGTCCAGCATCTCCTGCGCGCTCCCCATACCATCGCTCACCACCAGCTGTCCGCTTCCCACGGCTCGCTCCAGGTCGGGATAGACTTCTTGCAGGTTTTCGAGGATCGCATCTCGCGTTGGTGCCGTGGCCACGAGGTAGCAGATGTCTCCGCTATGCAGACCGTCGGCCAAAAAAGGCACGCTCAGCTTGAGGCGGCCGAGTTCGCTTTCGTAGAACGTACACAGATGGCTGCCGTATTCGATGGAGATGCCTTCCAGGGTGATGTGTGCCGAGGGCAGAGGCTGGTC
Above is a window of Gammaproteobacteria bacterium DNA encoding:
- a CDS encoding MEDS domain-containing protein, translating into MEMNALESSDPLLNIKQAAALLNVSEVSLRRWTDSGRLKCSRVGRRRERRFRREDLQAFVEDRDTPAALNGRVSDQPLPSAHITLEGISIEYGSHLCTFYESELGRLKLSVPFLADGLHSGDICYLVATAPTRDAILENLQEVYPDLERAVGSGQLVVSDGMGSAQEMLDYFEYSFVMALRDGGQALRVLGDMAWFLDQGLDLGELMAFETRFNCSLAHRFPVVSLCQYDVRLFSGSGVLNALKCHEDTFQYPLSRFLGI
- a CDS encoding 2Fe-2S iron-sulfur cluster binding domain-containing protein, translated to MSPSGETITVKKGENLLKAGLEAGLAWPHDCRVGSCGTCRTKLLSGKIKELNDFSYVLDKDELDAGMILACQTALRSDVEVEVQLDTDHVQQPIKVVPGVIDTYKPLTHDIVEIGVQLDEPLPLYMAGHYADIAVPGSIDKPRNYSFAEAPDGGEVRHVSFFVRLVPGGEMTTWLHEQDRQGQRVQVSGPYGTFFLRESEAPIVCIAGGSGLAPIKALLEQLAAEGFKRKTVFLFGARTQKDLYCLDEMKAFEEQGKGNFEFIPVLSEEPDDSDWRGRRGLVTEFVAEAVPDVKACHAYLCGPPPMVDAAIATLGEQGLGKESIFFDKFLDASHLPGGRH